From Mytilus edulis chromosome 8, xbMytEdul2.2, whole genome shotgun sequence, one genomic window encodes:
- the LOC139486953 gene encoding orexin receptor type 2-like codes for MCMNLGVKKTFRRLQMAYNTSEEFLEQLNTEFEKNSLGNVIVLCLYMLCGIIGNSIVLVVYKYQMTDASGERYFIPILAAADVIACVVCSVLDLIFLLLHLNYTNSIYCKVAVFLICCTGTTSIFLLMCIAIQRYLKICKNITLSLQRRRLMIICSFVFSIAMALPLSLTYDHIQFSSGEYTIGKRCGKIEYEFQLKGAAYGIAFSSMSLLILASFVFLYGRIGCTIYGHMKPYKFKRTIARLSRNFRYSRSTDFQTKQSSIEADVVLNEEQNQAVSETKLNHLTLTDKPEPHNDKTSINEGTVSQNEGKIVTAKGKTSRVSFNCKNELKTPHPLHKRNRRVKNKFSLMFMIITCVFVVSTAPVSTILTLEGIFPKFWENLSRKQLIIVLWLYHTYLINNFINPLIYAFMDDPFRNAAKTLFQKCVMQF; via the coding sequence atgtgCATGAATCTTGGTGTAAAAAAAACATTCCGAAGACTGCAAATGGCATATAATACTTCTGAAGAATTTCTAGAACAGTTGAATACGGAATTTGAAAAGAACAGTCTTGGGAACGTCATTGTGTTGTGCTTGTACATGTTATGCGGTATCATTGGTAATAGCATAGTCCTTGTCGTATATAAATACCAAATGACAGATGCTTCTGGTGAAAGGTATTTCATTCCGATCTTGGCCGCAGCAGACGTTATTGCGTGCGTGGTGTGTTCTGTTTTGGaccttatttttttgttattacattTGAACTATACAAATAGTATTTATTGTAAAGTTGCGGTATTTCTGATATGCTGTACTGGAACTACGTCAATTTTTCTATTGATGTGTATTGCAATACAAAGGTATttgaaaatatgcaaaaatattACACTTTCATTACAACGGAGACGACTAATGATTATCTGTTCATTTGTATTTTCCATTGCAATGGCTTTACCCCTATCTTTGACTTATGATCATATACAATTTTCCAGCGGAGAATATACAATAGGTAAACGATGTGGTAAAATTGAGTATGAATTTCAACTCAAGGGAGCAGCGTATGGAATTGCTTTCAGCTCGATGTCTTTACTAATTCTTGCgtcctttgtttttctatatggACGAATCGGTTGTACTATCTACGGTCATATGAAACCCTATAAATTTAAACGTACCATCGCACGTTTGTCAAGAAATTTCCGTTACAGCAGAAGTACAGATTTTCAAACTAAACAGTCTAGTATAGAGGCCGATGTTGTGTTAAATGAAGAGCAGAATCAAGCAGTTTCTGAGACCAAACTGAATCACCTTACATTAACTGACAAACCGGAACCTCATAATGACAAAACAAGTATTAATGAAGGTACCGTATCTCAAAATGAAGGAAAGATTGTCACGGCAAAGGGAAAAACTTCACGTGTATCTTTTAACTGTAAAAACGAATTGAAAACCCCGCACCCTTTACACAAGAGAAACAGAAGGGTTAAGAACAAATTTTCTTTAATGTTCATGATTATCACATGCGTTTTCGTTGTCAGTACTGCCCCAGTATCTACAATTCTGACGCTTGAAGGAATTTTCCCTAAATTTTGGGAGAACTTATCAAGGAAACAACTTATCATTGTGTTATGGTTATATCATACATacttgataaataattttatcaacccattgatatatgcattcatGGATGATCCGTTTCGTAATGCTGCCAAAACTTTATTCCAAAAATGTGTGATGcagttttaa